From the Cyclopterus lumpus isolate fCycLum1 chromosome 25, fCycLum1.pri, whole genome shotgun sequence genome, one window contains:
- the LOC117728138 gene encoding lysosomal thioesterase PPT2-like: MKTARIVRGSPALLRLLLPLLLSGTVRIDGYRPVIIVHGIFDGPKQFKTLSLYITKTHPGTEVSVIDLYDNLASLRPLWRQVQDFSQAFDSIVRKAPEGVHLLCFSQGGLICRALLSVASHHNVHTFVSLSAPQAGQYGDTDYLKWLFPDYVKRTLFRICYSSMGQKLSFCDYWNDPHHRYRYLQSNTFLPMLNGERPHINMKAWRENFLRIKKLVLIGGPDDGVITPWQSSHFGFYDVNENIVEMRNQEFYKSDTFGLKALEARGDVELCVHSGVKHVQWHSNHTVFTSCIEKWLT, translated from the exons atgaagactgcGCGGATCGTGCGAGGCTCACCGgcgctgctgcggctgctgctgccgctgctgctgtcCGGGACCGTGCGCATTGACGGCTACCGGCCCGTCATCATCGTGCACGGCATCTTTGATGGACCCAAACAGTTCAAGACGTTGTCTCTTTACATAACCAAG ACGCATCCGGGGACGGAGGTGTCGGTGATTGACTTGTATGACAACCTGGCCAGTCTGAGGCCATTATGGAGGCAGGTCCAAGACTTCAGCCAAGCCTTCGACTCCATCGTGCGAAAAGCTCCTGAAGGCGTCCATCTGCTGTGCTTCTCACAag GTGGTCTAATTTGTCGGGCCCTTCTCTCCGTGGCTTCACACCACAACGTGCACACCTTCGTCTCTCTGTCGGCGCCACAGGCCGGCCAGTATGGAG ACACAGACTACCTGAAGTGGCTATTTCCTGACTACGTAAAGAGGACGTTGTTTCGTATTTGCTACAGCAGCATGGGACAGAAACTGTCTTTCTGCGACTACTGGAACG ACCCTCACCATAGGTACCGCTACCTGCAGAGCAACACCTTTCTGCCGATGCTTAACGGCGAGAGGCCTCACATCAACATGAAAG CATGGAGGGAAAACTTCCTGCGCATCAAGAAGCTTGTGCTGATTGGAGGACCAGACGATGGCGTCATCACGCCGTGGCAGTCCAG CCACTTTGGATTCTATGACGTCAACGAGAATATCGTAGAAATGAGGAACCAGGAG TTCTACAAGAGCGACACGTTTGGGCTGAAGGCGCTGGAGGCTCGTGGCGACGTGGAGCTGTGCGTTCACTCTGGAGTGAAGCACGTGCAGTGGCACTCGAACCACACCGTGTTCACGAGCTGCATAGAGAAGTGGCTGACATGA